In a genomic window of Sulfurisphaera tokodaii str. 7:
- a CDS encoding AbrB/MazE/SpoVT family DNA-binding domain-containing protein: protein MAVEEIVKVSRNYQVTIPAKIRQKFQIKEGDLVKVVFDENENVIKIQVLREPWK, encoded by the coding sequence ATGGCTGTCGAAGAAATAGTTAAAGTATCAAGAAACTATCAAGTTACTATACCAGCCAAAATTAGGCAAAAGTTTCAAATAAAGGAAGGAGATCTTGTAAAGGTAGTTTTCGATGAGAACGAAAACGTAATTAAAATTCAAGTACTGAGAGAACCATGGAAATAA
- a CDS encoding cbb3-type cytochrome c oxidase subunit I: MGLKDIIVALFQLDKDWTTRIVMGMLVLGVIWGLLGVIDSLMVRIQETMWSTYGVLPFTPQEYYAGITLHAERDLFGFAQQVIYAIIIYFTIKLLNLQPRAKWLLNLAFVLLNISMMFMEGPILIVTAQGFDNYFSATSWYYLSPIGIPNYSLYVVSPLFFIGWILNDAFVYLAGIWIVYHYYLASKQIKEKLPVPLVFFLMIILLFMIGYSGVTVADVWDILAFAGIVGLNVIANQIAFWIFGHAVVYMAWLPAVAAMYLLIPTLANKPLYSDKMGRVAAVLYLIFSNNIPIHHLYMVNLPVTLKVLQEILTYAVTVPTFMTFLNLWATAKGANVSWNVITAFTATGFAGSIFAGVTGISNATISVDAIVHNTMWVVGHFHAMILLGIVPEAMAVLYFMLPMMTGRSWYSIRAAWVHFWGYLIGSILLDIGFELLGLDGILRRAEIVPRVPYIIDAENLATVGAIIAELATLVWFLNLVMTLVKGRVLKAEGLSLGQLINTVAMQLDWSNAGFSLRGIGIKLNHSRLSKKAIAGWWGMAIFGAILIIISAIPLVLVGDASNPADPLEWAWISLLTLGIILSAIGALKGAKTV; the protein is encoded by the coding sequence GTGGGACTTAAGGATATTATAGTTGCATTATTCCAATTAGATAAAGATTGGACTACTAGAATTGTTATGGGAATGTTGGTATTAGGTGTTATATGGGGATTATTAGGTGTTATTGATTCATTAATGGTTAGAATACAAGAAACGATGTGGAGTACTTATGGTGTTTTACCATTTACACCACAAGAGTATTATGCAGGAATAACATTACATGCTGAAAGAGACCTATTTGGTTTTGCGCAGCAAGTAATTTATGCAATAATAATTTATTTTACTATAAAATTACTTAATCTTCAACCGAGAGCCAAGTGGTTATTAAATCTCGCTTTTGTGTTGTTAAATATTTCTATGATGTTCATGGAAGGACCAATATTAATTGTAACTGCTCAGGGTTTTGATAATTACTTCTCAGCAACTTCTTGGTATTATCTCTCACCAATTGGTATTCCAAACTATTCATTATACGTAGTTAGCCCCTTATTCTTCATAGGTTGGATATTGAACGATGCATTTGTCTATTTAGCAGGTATTTGGATAGTTTATCATTACTACTTAGCATCAAAACAAATTAAAGAAAAATTACCAGTACCATTAGTCTTCTTCTTAATGATTATCTTACTTTTCATGATTGGATATTCTGGTGTTACTGTTGCTGATGTTTGGGATATATTAGCTTTTGCCGGAATTGTTGGATTAAATGTAATTGCTAACCAGATTGCATTCTGGATATTTGGTCACGCAGTAGTTTATATGGCGTGGTTACCAGCTGTTGCTGCAATGTATTTATTAATTCCAACTTTAGCAAACAAACCACTTTATAGTGATAAAATGGGTAGAGTTGCGGCTGTACTTTACTTAATCTTCTCCAATAATATACCAATTCATCACTTATACATGGTTAACTTACCAGTTACTCTAAAGGTATTACAAGAGATCCTAACCTATGCTGTAACTGTACCAACATTTATGACATTCCTTAACTTATGGGCTACTGCTAAGGGAGCCAATGTTTCATGGAATGTTATTACAGCTTTTACTGCTACTGGGTTTGCCGGATCAATATTTGCTGGTGTTACTGGAATTTCCAATGCAACAATATCTGTTGACGCAATAGTTCATAATACTATGTGGGTAGTTGGGCACTTCCACGCTATGATCTTATTAGGTATTGTTCCAGAAGCTATGGCTGTATTATACTTCATGTTACCAATGATGACTGGTAGGAGCTGGTATTCGATAAGGGCTGCATGGGTTCACTTCTGGGGTTATTTGATAGGATCTATTCTATTAGATATAGGTTTTGAATTGCTAGGTCTAGATGGAATATTAAGAAGGGCTGAAATAGTTCCTAGAGTTCCATATATTATAGATGCTGAGAATTTGGCTACTGTTGGAGCAATTATTGCAGAATTAGCTACGTTAGTTTGGTTCTTAAACTTAGTAATGACACTAGTAAAAGGTAGAGTATTAAAGGCTGAAGGGTTATCATTAGGCCAATTAATTAATACTGTAGCAATGCAATTAGATTGGTCTAATGCTGGATTTAGCTTAAGAGGAATAGGAATAAAGTTAAACCATTCAAGGCTAAGTAAAAAGGCTATTGCTGGATGGTGGGGAATGGCAATATTTGGTGCTATCTTAATAATCATAAGTGCTATTCCACTAGTTCTAGTTGGTGATGCATCTAATCCAGCTGATCCCCTGGAATGGGCATGGATCTCTTTACTTACTTTAGGTATAATTCTATCTGCCATAGGTGCATTAAAAGGGGCTAAGACAGTTTAA
- a CDS encoding TatD family hydrolase gives MLVDAHAHIDIKDFDKDRDQILKKCNIIVVNAGVDLESNLKSLELEKKYSNVIAAVGFHPEFVKNKINELDKCLELVEKARIISEVGLDYFWIKEDELRKKEIEILSRFLEIGEKEQKPLIIHVRGGFNDLVTILSSYKVKFVIHAFEGSIKNAKRVIELGGLISMPPILLRDKTRQEIIKNVDLEYILTETDSPFMAHEKMIRNEPCNVQLTIEKIAELKNIDIQEVEKKIENNFKKLLHL, from the coding sequence ATGCTAGTAGATGCGCACGCTCATATAGATATTAAGGATTTTGATAAAGATAGAGATCAAATACTAAAAAAATGTAACATAATAGTAGTAAATGCCGGAGTAGATTTAGAAAGTAATTTAAAATCTCTCGAATTAGAAAAAAAGTACAGTAATGTTATCGCAGCAGTAGGATTTCACCCCGAATTTGTTAAAAACAAAATAAATGAATTAGATAAATGTTTAGAACTTGTTGAAAAGGCAAGAATAATTAGTGAAGTTGGATTAGATTATTTTTGGATAAAAGAAGATGAACTAAGAAAGAAAGAAATAGAGATCTTGTCTAGGTTTTTAGAGATAGGTGAAAAAGAGCAAAAACCATTAATTATACACGTTAGAGGAGGATTTAATGACCTTGTTACCATTTTATCATCATATAAGGTTAAGTTTGTTATTCATGCATTTGAAGGAAGTATAAAAAATGCAAAAAGAGTTATTGAATTAGGTGGATTAATCTCTATGCCTCCAATACTTTTGAGAGATAAAACAAGACAAGAGATCATAAAAAATGTGGACTTAGAATATATTTTAACTGAAACTGATTCACCTTTTATGGCTCATGAGAAGATGATTAGAAACGAACCATGTAATGTACAATTAACAATAGAGAAGATTGCAGAATTAAAAAACATTGATATTCAAGAAGTAGAGAAAAAAATAGAAAATAACTTTAAAAAGTTACTTCATTTATGA
- the gds gene encoding geranylgeranyl diphosphate synthase, with product MSFEDYFNRIVENVNINIEKYLKGDIQELYEASFYLFKAGGKRLRPLILVSSADLLGGDLNRAYLAGASVEVLHTFTLIHDDIMDEDTTRRGMPTVHVKWGIPMAILAGDLLHAKAFEILNEAFRGMSSNKITRAFEIFTKAIIIISEGQALDMQFEDKVTVSEEEYLDMIKRKTAMLFSSSAALGGLIATDNEKEIQALADYGLNLGISFQIVDDILGLIADEKELGKPVYSDIREGKKTLLVIKTMKEATDEEKKILLKALGNKNASKDELITAAEIIRKYSLEYAYNKAEEYARKAIEALESIDWKNDEAGKALKYLAEFTVKRRK from the coding sequence ATGAGTTTTGAAGATTATTTTAATAGGATAGTCGAAAACGTTAACATAAATATAGAAAAATACTTAAAAGGAGATATACAAGAGTTATATGAAGCTTCTTTTTATTTATTTAAAGCTGGAGGTAAAAGATTAAGACCATTAATTCTAGTTTCATCAGCTGACCTTTTAGGAGGAGATTTAAATAGAGCTTACTTAGCTGGTGCATCTGTAGAAGTTCTTCATACTTTTACTTTGATTCATGATGATATAATGGATGAAGACACAACAAGAAGAGGAATGCCTACAGTTCATGTAAAATGGGGTATACCAATGGCAATTTTGGCTGGTGACTTATTACATGCCAAAGCTTTTGAAATTTTGAATGAGGCTTTTAGAGGTATGAGTAGTAACAAAATAACTAGAGCTTTCGAAATTTTTACGAAAGCAATAATAATTATTTCTGAAGGTCAAGCTTTAGATATGCAATTTGAAGATAAAGTTACGGTAAGTGAGGAAGAATATTTAGATATGATAAAAAGAAAAACAGCAATGTTATTTTCTTCATCTGCAGCTTTAGGTGGTTTAATAGCTACTGATAACGAAAAAGAAATTCAAGCATTAGCAGATTACGGCTTAAATTTAGGTATTTCATTTCAAATAGTTGACGATATTTTAGGCCTCATAGCAGACGAGAAAGAATTAGGAAAACCGGTTTATAGTGATATTAGGGAAGGCAAGAAAACACTACTAGTAATTAAGACTATGAAAGAAGCTACTGATGAGGAAAAGAAAATACTTCTAAAAGCATTAGGAAATAAAAACGCTAGCAAAGATGAGCTTATAACTGCAGCTGAAATTATAAGGAAATATTCTCTAGAATATGCCTATAATAAAGCTGAAGAATATGCGAGAAAAGCGATAGAAGCATTAGAGTCTATTGATTGGAAAAATGATGAGGCTGGAAAGGCTTTAAAATATTTAGCAGAGTTTACGGTAAAAAGGAGAAAATGA
- a CDS encoding MraY family glycosyltransferase, protein MNLATIIISAIIGYLVTYISTKWVINIAKSRGFVGKDINKPDKPQIPVLGGVSIVAGFIAGAFTFLLFSNDSPRSEIIEKVIVSVLLSSLLIGYLGILDDIFNLRQSIRAFLPIFASVPLILYSSGHSIISIPFLGQVNFGIFFYIIILPAVLTITANAFNMLEGLNGLGAGMGLIMASALAYIGLRSNGPTFYAGVMALILAFVLFSFLLFNKYPAKIFPGNIGTYFIGSVIGSIGIAGYMYTALFFLYIPYAIEFFLKARTKFKGVSFGKISPDGYLYWDDKPNSLTHVVMKLGKFKEYQIVAILWGIELIFAILAIIFQEIVIKI, encoded by the coding sequence ATGAATCTGGCAACAATCATTATCTCAGCAATAATAGGGTATCTTGTTACTTATATATCAACTAAGTGGGTTATTAATATAGCAAAAAGTAGAGGGTTCGTAGGAAAAGATATAAACAAGCCAGATAAACCACAGATTCCAGTTTTAGGAGGAGTAAGTATAGTTGCTGGTTTTATTGCTGGAGCATTTACTTTTCTATTATTTTCTAATGATTCCCCAAGATCAGAAATAATAGAAAAAGTAATTGTTTCAGTCCTCTTATCTTCACTTTTAATAGGTTATTTAGGTATTCTAGATGATATATTTAACTTAAGGCAATCAATAAGAGCTTTTCTACCCATATTTGCTTCTGTTCCACTCATATTGTATAGTTCTGGGCATTCTATTATCTCTATACCATTCTTAGGGCAAGTAAACTTCGGAATATTTTTTTACATAATTATCTTACCTGCTGTATTAACGATAACAGCCAATGCATTTAACATGCTAGAGGGACTTAACGGTTTAGGTGCTGGTATGGGGTTAATTATGGCTTCGGCTTTAGCTTACATAGGGTTAAGATCAAACGGTCCTACATTTTATGCTGGTGTAATGGCTTTAATCTTAGCATTTGTTCTCTTTTCTTTCCTATTATTTAATAAGTACCCTGCAAAAATATTTCCGGGGAATATAGGAACCTATTTTATAGGCTCTGTTATAGGCTCGATTGGCATAGCTGGTTATATGTATACTGCATTATTCTTCCTTTATATTCCATATGCTATAGAATTCTTCTTAAAAGCTAGAACAAAATTTAAGGGAGTATCATTTGGTAAGATATCTCCCGATGGTTATCTTTATTGGGATGATAAACCTAACTCACTAACTCATGTAGTTATGAAACTAGGAAAATTCAAAGAATATCAAATAGTCGCAATATTATGGGGAATTGAATTAATATTTGCAATATTAGCAATAATCTTCCAAGAGATAGTCATAAAGATATAA
- a CDS encoding diphthine--ammonia ligase has protein sequence MKICALFSGGKDSTYSLHWAVLKGFEILCLITLLPKKEYSWMFQVPNVELTKYQAEVLGIPLLQIPTSGEKDKELEDLKIAFKKAKELGAYGIVTGALLSDYQRLNINIIAEEVGLKTYSPLWRKKQDEYLRELVEEGFKFIITSATAYGFPFELLGKIITERDVEAIIERARKFGFNPAFEGGEAETFVVYAPLFKRELKIEGYKKKISEYEWRFIITHIH, from the coding sequence ATGAAAATTTGTGCCTTATTCTCTGGAGGTAAAGATAGTACTTATTCCTTGCATTGGGCTGTATTAAAGGGTTTTGAAATCTTATGCCTTATTACTCTTCTTCCAAAAAAAGAATATTCATGGATGTTTCAAGTTCCTAATGTTGAACTTACGAAATATCAGGCAGAAGTTCTTGGTATCCCCCTTTTACAAATTCCTACCTCTGGTGAAAAAGATAAAGAATTAGAAGACCTAAAAATAGCATTTAAAAAAGCAAAGGAGCTTGGTGCTTATGGAATTGTAACTGGTGCATTACTTTCAGATTACCAAAGGTTAAATATTAATATAATAGCAGAAGAGGTAGGATTAAAAACATATTCTCCTTTATGGAGGAAAAAGCAAGATGAATACCTTAGAGAACTTGTTGAAGAGGGATTCAAATTTATAATAACCTCAGCAACAGCGTATGGCTTTCCCTTTGAATTATTAGGAAAAATTATAACTGAAAGAGATGTTGAGGCTATTATTGAAAGGGCCAGAAAATTTGGATTTAACCCGGCATTTGAAGGAGGAGAAGCTGAAACTTTTGTGGTTTACGCACCATTGTTCAAAAGAGAATTAAAGATTGAAGGTTATAAAAAGAAAATAAGTGAATATGAGTGGAGATTTATCATCACACATATACATTAA
- a CDS encoding NTP transferase domain-containing protein, whose protein sequence is MKFKNSFDVIILAGGESKRFGSDKCSYELDGKTFLERIADNFPNPIIVTHKKRNIFHGIQIIDIERKGPVKAIELALPYLTKDKVFITGCDFPFITYDLADFICSKDSEISIILEEEEQPLLACYSVKLLRKNINNVFSLQQLLNFANTIYFIGTYELQLHGFSLFQLKNINSWMDFFKIPDKYTLSKYIIQDNQKC, encoded by the coding sequence TTGAAATTCAAAAATTCCTTTGACGTAATTATTTTAGCCGGGGGAGAATCAAAAAGATTTGGATCTGATAAATGCTCATATGAACTTGACGGGAAAACATTTCTAGAAAGAATAGCAGATAATTTTCCAAACCCTATTATAGTTACTCATAAAAAAAGAAATATCTTTCACGGCATTCAAATAATAGATATAGAAAGAAAAGGTCCAGTAAAAGCAATAGAACTAGCTTTGCCTTATCTTACTAAAGATAAAGTCTTTATAACTGGTTGCGATTTTCCTTTCATAACATACGATTTAGCAGATTTTATTTGCAGTAAAGACAGTGAAATAAGTATTATTTTAGAAGAGGAAGAACAACCATTACTAGCATGTTACTCAGTGAAGCTTTTAAGAAAAAATATTAACAACGTCTTTTCTTTACAACAGCTTCTTAATTTTGCTAATACAATTTATTTTATAGGTACCTACGAGCTTCAACTTCACGGGTTTTCATTATTTCAACTCAAAAATATTAACTCTTGGATGGATTTTTTTAAAATACCAGATAAATATACGCTTAGCAAATACATTATACAAGATAATCAAAAGTGTTAG
- a CDS encoding zinc-binding dehydrogenase, with amino-acid sequence MRAAVLFNYKEPLKIEEVEIEDPKENEVMVQVVATGLCHSDINVFVGATPVPPPVVAGHEIAGIVKKVGPGVTRVKPGDRVISAFIHPCGKCKNCISGHENLCETFSSVRLKGTMFDGTTRLRLKNGTIVRTFLGGGFAEYAIVHENALTVVPQDMDLQKVAVLGCAGITGYGAVDSAKIEPGETVAVIGVGGVGLSIIQLLKASGAGRIIALGTKKWKLEKAMELGATDVINTKETDPIKALKEVTNGGPDVVIEAGGTQETVQMAIESVRIGGRVVLVGLPPVSAQIPLRIAMIVRNGITILGNYGGRPRIDMPRLLELVRSGKYDPGKLVTGKYRLEEVNEAVKLLEEGEAIRSLIIP; translated from the coding sequence ATGAGAGCAGCAGTATTATTTAACTATAAGGAGCCATTAAAAATTGAGGAAGTAGAAATAGAAGATCCTAAAGAAAATGAGGTTATGGTACAAGTAGTTGCAACTGGATTGTGCCATTCAGATATTAATGTGTTTGTTGGAGCAACGCCTGTACCACCACCAGTAGTTGCTGGGCATGAAATAGCTGGGATTGTAAAGAAAGTAGGTCCTGGTGTAACTAGAGTAAAGCCTGGTGATAGAGTGATTTCAGCGTTTATTCATCCTTGTGGGAAATGTAAAAATTGCATATCTGGACATGAAAATCTTTGCGAAACATTTTCTTCTGTAAGATTAAAAGGTACAATGTTTGATGGTACTACCAGGTTAAGATTAAAAAATGGTACAATAGTTAGGACATTTCTTGGAGGAGGGTTTGCTGAATATGCGATAGTTCATGAAAACGCATTAACAGTTGTTCCTCAAGACATGGATTTACAAAAGGTTGCAGTATTAGGTTGTGCAGGAATTACCGGGTATGGTGCAGTAGACTCGGCTAAAATTGAACCAGGTGAAACAGTAGCAGTTATTGGAGTAGGTGGCGTTGGTCTTTCAATTATACAATTACTCAAAGCGAGCGGAGCTGGGAGGATAATTGCCTTAGGGACAAAGAAATGGAAACTTGAAAAAGCCATGGAGTTAGGTGCAACTGATGTTATAAATACAAAAGAAACAGACCCCATTAAAGCATTAAAGGAAGTAACTAACGGAGGGCCTGATGTAGTTATAGAGGCTGGTGGGACACAAGAAACAGTACAAATGGCAATAGAAAGCGTGAGAATTGGCGGAAGAGTTGTCTTAGTAGGACTACCACCAGTTTCAGCTCAAATTCCATTAAGAATAGCAATGATTGTAAGAAATGGAATAACTATACTTGGAAATTACGGGGGCAGACCTAGGATTGATATGCCTAGATTATTAGAGTTAGTAAGATCTGGAAAATATGATCCAGGTAAGTTAGTTACTGGTAAATATAGATTAGAGGAGGTAAATGAGGCAGTAAAATTATTAGAAGAAGGAGAAGCTATAAGAAGTTTGATAATTCCATGA
- a CDS encoding HAD family hydrolase, whose product MNKGIIFDLDGTLANTAFIHKEAWEIALSKLGINTDIQIETLLGRKTADIAKILAKDKWKELMNIKNNIYLDLVKRKAKGTRCSKEIIEKAKELGYKTAIVTSSNTISAREVLNTVGISVDLIITSDDVTNGKPDPEGILLAINKLDLNPELSIGIGDTEVDAIAFKKAKLGKIYLVRSEVPIDVEKLINLGIKIMNSLCEIMNELNS is encoded by the coding sequence ATGAATAAAGGTATAATTTTTGATCTAGATGGTACCCTAGCTAATACGGCTTTTATTCATAAAGAAGCTTGGGAAATAGCACTATCTAAACTCGGTATAAACACAGATATACAAATAGAGACTTTGTTGGGAAGAAAAACTGCAGATATAGCAAAAATTTTAGCCAAAGATAAATGGAAGGAGTTAATGAATATAAAAAACAATATATATCTAGATTTGGTTAAGAGAAAAGCTAAAGGAACAAGATGTTCAAAAGAAATAATAGAAAAAGCTAAAGAACTCGGATATAAGACTGCTATAGTTACGTCATCTAACACTATATCAGCAAGAGAGGTTTTAAACACTGTTGGAATTTCAGTAGATTTAATTATAACTTCTGATGATGTGACAAACGGCAAACCAGACCCTGAAGGGATATTATTGGCAATAAACAAATTGGATCTTAATCCAGAGCTATCAATAGGAATAGGAGATACTGAAGTTGATGCAATAGCCTTTAAAAAAGCAAAATTAGGCAAAATATATCTAGTAAGATCGGAAGTACCTATTGATGTTGAGAAGTTAATAAATCTAGGAATAAAAATAATGAACTCTTTATGCGAAATTATGAATGAGTTAAACTCTTAA
- a CDS encoding 50S ribosomal protein L11 methyltransferase produces MLVPFVPTPDEVAIEMLKCANAKKDDIVLDLGAGNARPLIIAKKQFNVKLAIGVEIDKRLCKEAYEDKSIEIICGDMLTMAPILLPKADILLSYLSTRTNELLEPYILNYGKKGLRVISHDFRYDHLTLYDTKRVKAMGILGETEHIIYCYKL; encoded by the coding sequence GTGTTAGTGCCCTTCGTACCTACACCAGATGAGGTTGCGATAGAAATGTTGAAATGTGCTAATGCTAAGAAAGATGATATAGTACTTGACCTAGGCGCAGGCAATGCTAGACCCTTGATAATAGCGAAAAAACAATTCAATGTAAAATTAGCAATAGGGGTAGAAATAGATAAGAGATTATGTAAAGAAGCTTATGAGGATAAATCGATAGAAATAATTTGTGGTGATATGCTTACTATGGCTCCTATTTTACTCCCTAAAGCAGATATATTGCTTTCCTATTTATCTACAAGAACTAATGAACTCTTAGAGCCTTATATATTAAATTATGGTAAGAAAGGATTGAGAGTAATATCCCATGATTTCCGATACGATCATCTTACACTTTATGATACAAAAAGAGTAAAAGCAATGGGAATATTAGGGGAAACCGAACATATAATTTACTGTTACAAACTATGA
- a CDS encoding amidohydrolase yields MEIYHHTYTLKNCSFIVNYDSIIENSNIVIEDGIIKNLGKEVEGDEIDCSNFIVIPGLVNAHTHTPMIILRGYYDDAELSEWLNKMWEFEKNFDKKLMRLGSEISILEMLINGTTAFVDMYFNPLDVKELAEIYKIRAFAGFTFLDSLNDPYFIDKLQRTLTPTTYFKPIINVHSVYTVSESTLKLAKQLQEELNEWVHIHVSETRKEIYEIKKKYGVFPIEYLNNLGLLNRKIQLVHVGWIASWEIDLLKNTTVTYCPTSNMKLATGGAFPLYDMFNKGVNITLGTDGPASNNSLDLFIEMKYGVLLQRQMYWNTDVKAWHLFKIATLNGYKLLDLPGGYIKEGNIADLVLLDKNKIYPLFRDRLLSHLVYYATGSLAKGIIINGVLRWRKELENLLLEKTKQIYELLNS; encoded by the coding sequence GTGGAGATTTATCATCACACATATACATTAAAAAATTGTAGTTTTATTGTAAATTATGATTCTATCATAGAAAACAGCAATATTGTAATTGAAGACGGAATTATTAAAAATTTAGGAAAAGAAGTTGAAGGAGATGAAATCGATTGTAGTAACTTTATAGTTATTCCCGGATTGGTAAATGCACACACTCATACGCCAATGATTATATTAAGGGGGTATTATGATGATGCAGAATTAAGTGAATGGTTAAATAAAATGTGGGAGTTTGAGAAAAATTTTGACAAAAAACTAATGAGATTAGGTTCTGAAATTTCCATACTCGAGATGCTAATTAATGGAACTACAGCGTTTGTAGACATGTATTTTAATCCTTTAGATGTTAAAGAATTAGCAGAAATATACAAAATAAGAGCTTTTGCTGGATTCACATTTCTTGACTCATTAAATGATCCCTATTTTATTGATAAACTCCAAAGAACTTTAACTCCTACAACATATTTTAAACCTATAATAAATGTACATAGTGTATATACCGTAAGTGAAAGTACATTAAAGTTAGCAAAACAATTACAAGAAGAATTAAATGAATGGGTTCATATTCATGTATCTGAAACTAGAAAAGAAATATATGAAATAAAAAAGAAATATGGCGTATTCCCAATAGAGTATTTAAACAACCTAGGACTGTTAAACAGAAAAATTCAATTAGTTCATGTAGGCTGGATAGCCAGTTGGGAAATTGACCTACTTAAAAACACCACAGTGACATATTGCCCTACATCTAACATGAAATTAGCAACAGGCGGTGCATTCCCATTGTATGATATGTTTAATAAAGGGGTAAATATAACACTAGGAACTGACGGACCTGCAAGTAATAATTCTTTAGATTTATTCATAGAAATGAAATACGGAGTTCTGCTTCAAAGACAAATGTATTGGAATACTGACGTTAAAGCATGGCATTTATTTAAAATAGCTACCTTAAATGGCTACAAACTCTTAGATCTACCAGGCGGATACATAAAAGAAGGAAATATAGCTGATCTTGTCTTATTGGATAAAAACAAAATATATCCACTTTTTAGAGATAGACTATTATCACACTTAGTATATTACGCCACTGGGAGTCTTGCTAAAGGCATAATAATAAACGGAGTATTAAGATGGAGAAAAGAACTAGAAAATCTTCTATTAGAAAAAACTAAACAGATTTATGAACTACTAAACTCTTGA
- the lrs14 gene encoding HTH-type transcriptional regulator Lrs14: MSQTQISGTRIKLPSGKDAGLVDILSFCYGLSETDVQVLIALAKSEARGTEDLESDLKLSKASINRSLNKLLEMGLVMRIKEPGNKAGRPRYLYKTKDYNELKQKILSDIKDCAEKMAQLVDQEFSSS; encoded by the coding sequence ATGTCTCAAACTCAGATTAGTGGGACAAGAATAAAATTACCCTCTGGAAAGGATGCTGGATTAGTGGATATTCTATCATTTTGTTATGGTTTATCAGAGACGGATGTACAAGTATTAATAGCTTTAGCAAAATCTGAGGCAAGGGGAACTGAAGATTTAGAATCTGATTTAAAGTTATCTAAAGCATCAATCAATAGGAGCTTAAATAAGCTCTTGGAAATGGGTTTAGTGATGAGGATAAAAGAACCTGGTAACAAAGCTGGAAGGCCAAGATATCTTTATAAAACAAAAGATTATAATGAATTGAAACAGAAAATTCTAAGTGATATTAAAGATTGTGCTGAAAAGATGGCTCAGCTAGTAGATCAAGAGTTTAGTAGTTCATAA